The genomic DNA CTGGATGACCCTTCCGCCGCAGGCCAGTACGGTAGTCGGCCCTACAAGACCCAAGTTTCCCAAGCTGAGAGCTTGGTCGGCATCGCAGGTCGGACACGCTGGGTAGGGTGGCGTGGTGCGTTACCTGACAGAGGCCTTCATCATCGGGGCCCTGAAGCGAGGCCGGCCGGTGGAACAGTTCCTCGGTCCGGTCAGCGCTCCCCGTCGTCTCGGAGTCGCGTACGTCGAGGTCCGCCCAACGAAGGCGGCCTATGAGGTCTACATCCATACCGTCGAAGACGTCGGTCATGAGAGGTTCCTCGACCTGGTCGAGTTCCCACCACTCAACGCCGACGAGGACGAAGAGGAGTTCGGCCGACTCATTGCCACGGCAGATGACCCGTCTACCGCACTGGCCGCTGCCGAGGAGGCCACGGGCGCAGTGCGGGAGAGGTGGGTCAACGAGAGCCTGGTCCAGGGCGAATATGGCGACTTCGTCCGAGCGGGCCGACCTGCGGAACGATCTCCCGATGGACATCCTTGGCCAAGTCGCCTAGCAGGCAACTGAGACACCGAGCAGTGAGTGTCTAACTGCGTGACAAAGCCGACGAACGCCGACGAACGAGCGCGGACGCCTACGGACCATCGGCCCAGGTGAGAGATGCACCCGTACAAGGCGGATGCCCCATGCAAGTTACTTCGGGACGAAGAGGTCACCGCCCAACACCCGACAGCGTGGCTGAGGCCCGTGGGGGTACAGCGAGGCACACGTGTGCGTGATCGGTCGCCGCGCCCACCGTCGTGGCTGACTGGCGTCGGCTGAGGCACAGACCCGCAGGCCTTCCTCTCCGGCTGCTCCGTGCAGGATCAAGGCGTGGCGCCGGCGGATTGGTCGACGCGGAAAAGGCGCCTGATGGAACACGGGATCCATCTGGTGCGGAACTGAGTACCCGTACTCATGTGCCGCCCTACGCGCGTGGGCAGGGTGGCGAGTATGGACTTACCGGTTGCCCCTCCGGCCTTCGACGCCACCACCGGCTCCAGGCAGCGGCGCCGTGTGGACCGGAGTGCCGACATCGCAGCCGGGTGCGGTCTCGTACTCCTGGAGCTGATTGCCTTGGCGGCGATCTTCGGACTCTGGTTCCTGTCCGGCTTCGATCTCGACTCGGACAAGACCCCCACAACCGATCCCTTGTGGGGCTATCTGGTCGCCGCCGGCGGAGTCGGAGTCCTCGCCATTGCGGCGGCCGTGACAGCCGCATGGGTAGACGCCGTCGTGACGGTTGTCATCCAAGCCGTAATGGCCGTCCTGATCCTCATGATCTTCTTGGGTGGGGGTGAGGTCCAGTCTCACCAGGACCAGTTGTGCCACGACGTGCCGTCAGCGGCCAGTTGCAAGGACAGTGGTTGAACCGTGTGCCGCCGTCTCAGTTTCCGTCTCATTCAGCAACGTTCACGGCCGTTCAGCCAGGACCACAGCCTGAGCGCCGACCGAGGCCCAGCCGCCGATGAACGCAGGTGAACGTCCCCGAACGACGCCCACCTCCCCACCCCCACAGTTGGAAAGCGTGTTGGGGGCAACCCCTCACGAGTTCGAATCTCGTATCCTCCGCCAGTGCCTCACCGGGCACGATGTCGAAGGGCCCCACCATTCACAATGGGGCCCTTCGTCGTTGGCCGGCGCGGTTGGATTTATGGCAGTTGTTCGGCCAGGCCGACGATGATGCCCTCCGGGCCGCGGAGGTAGCAGAGCAGGTAGCTGTCCTCGAACCGGGCGATCTCGCCGACGAGTTCGGCGCCGTGCGGGCGTAGGCGGGCCACGGTGTCCTTGATGTCGTCGACGGCGAACATGACGCGGTGCGTGCCCAGGATGTTGTGCGGCCGGTTGCGCGGCCCGGCGTCGGTCGCCTCGGGGCTGCGGTATTTCGCCAGCTCGAGTCGGCTGTGGCCGTCCGGGGTCCGGACCATCGCGATGTCACAGTGGACGCCGTCGAGTCCGGTGCACTGGTCGGCGAAGAGGCCCTGGACCTCCCCCCTGCCCTCCAGTTCCATACCGAGTTCCACGAAGAACGCGATGGCGGCGTCCATGTCCTCCACGACGATGCCGACGTTGTCCATCCGCTGAATCGCCATGCCGGTTTCTCCTTCTTCCTCGGGCGGCCGGTGGTGGGCGGTGCTGGTCGGTGGTGGCCGCTGATGTACCTGGGACGGAGCCGGTGGCACGTTCTCGACATCCGCGGACCGTCGAAGCAGTGCGGGCCGGGCCGAGCACCTCGTCGTCTTGCCGGACGGCGGACAGTCCGCGGCTGCTCGTCCTCGTGGTCGTGCTCGTCCTCGTGGTCGTGGTCGTGGTCGTGGTCGACACGGGCTCGTCCGGACGGCAACCCGCTCCACGTCTCCGGCATTGAGCCCCGCTCCACCCCCTGGAACTCCGCCCCAGTCAGATCGGCGACTCCGAATTCGGAATTCTCATTGGCTGGCCAGCGGAGTGAGAGTCTGCAACCTGCTGACGAGTTGGTAGCATCGCCGCTCGGGTCCAGAAGTCCGGCCGGCGATCGTTTTGGTCAATTCTCGCATGGCTGCCGGATGCGCACCGCGTCCGGTTCTCTCGTAGATCGTCAGAAGACGGCGCAGGAGTGAGCGCGCCGCGGAGATATCGCCCTCAAGGGTTTTCGCATGTGCCCTGGCGCAGAGGTCGACCGCGTTTCCGTCCGACCGCTCTCCCATTTGGAGATCGGCACGCTCGGGCAAGCTGACCCGTAGAAGTTCCGATACGACTACCGAGTACACCTCTCGCTCTGATTCCTCCGGATAGTTCGCGAGGATGTGACGAATCCGGCGCTGTTGTTTGTCGAGATCTCCCGGAAGCAGGCGCAGCAGAAGGATGAGCCGCTTCAAGGCCTGGGGATTCAGCGAGAGCGCCGTGTTCAGCACGGGAGGAGTGGTGCCTGCCCAGTCGGTCAGGGCCACCAGGCAGTCCGCCAGCACGGCGGGCTTTTGCCAGTCTTCCTGCACCGCGCAGTCGACCAGGAGCCTGGACACCGCGGAGGAGTCGGCCTGGTCCTTGGCCTGTACGACCGCGGTGGCCAATTGCAGCACCAGTTCGGGCTGAGCGGTTTCCGGTATGTCGAGAAAGCCGCGCAGATAGTTCTCCGCGTCCGAGGGGCGCAGCGAGCGAGCGTGGATCGCTGTTTCCAGCGCGGAGAAATGCAGCGGCAGGAAATCCTTGATGGGTACCTGCGGATCGTTCAGCAGCCGGCCCACCGCGTCCAGTGACATTCGGGACAGGGAATGCAGTTCGTCGGGATGCCATGCCCTGGCGAGTTTCAGCAGCCGCTGCCATACGTGCGCGGCCTGATTGTGCGGGAGTTCACGGGCCAGCGGCAGCAGGACCTCTACGCTCCTCACCCCTAGCCGGTCGTTGGACTCCGCGCGGCGGATCGCCTCCAACTCCGCTTCGAATCTGTGACAGGCGGCGTCGTCGAGGGTCGACGGCTGGAGGCAGGCTCTCAGTATGCGCAGGGACAGATCGTGCCGTTTCTGGGTGAGGCAGCGGCCCGTCAGATCCGCGAAGTGGTCCGAGCACTTGAAGCGGTCCTGCAAAGACGCCGTTTCCGCGTCCGCCACAGCGCTGTACAGATGACGCCACAGCCAGTTCCGGTCGTCGGGCCGCCCGTACTTGGCGACCAGTGGCGGAAACAACTGCGCCGTGTTCTTTGCATGCAGCAGTTTCGGCACATCCACGATGCCGCCGCGCAGAACCGGCATCAGCAGGTCCGTGATCTCTTTCTCCCTGGGGAACTTCTTCACCATTTCGAAAAAGTCCGCCCAGGGGTTCACATCCCAATCGGAGGCACCTTGTAACCGGCGGACCAAGTGAAGCATTGTCTCGTCGCCGCCCAGCGTGAGGAGCATGTGCAGAACTTCGGCCGGGTTGCGCGGTTGAGGAGCCAGATTTTGCGCAAGCTCGTCCGAGAGACCCCGCTGCCAGTAGTCCGCCAGGGATCTGACGTCCGGGAGCATTCCACCGTCCAGCCGGTGGATCGCGACAATGAGCGGATACCAGGCGTAGATCTGTGTCGAAACCGATCCCTGGGTGCTTTTTGCGGCAATGGAGAGGATCAGATCCCGGTGTTCCCTCACCAACCAGGACCGGTCCTCTTTCGAGGCCTTGGTGATGAGCTCCCGCGCGAATTTGCAGTGCAATCGATTGGCGGGATCGACTCCTCTCAGTGCCTTGTGGAGAGATTCGCGCCTGTATTTTACGAAGGTGTCGTCCCCGTTCCGCTTCTTTATTTTCTTCAGTGCCCGGTCCAGGACGGTGCGCTGCCCCAGCCAGACAAGGCGCTGACCGTTCCCCGTGGTGTAGCCGTGTGCCTGTTCCAGGTCATCCGACGCAAGGCCGAACGCTTCACTGAGAACGCCGTCGGGCACGGGGAGCCGATGGGTTCCGCAGGACATGAGCAACAGAAGGCCGAGCGACTTGCCCGTGTCGGTCGGGTACTTCTGGTACTGACCGTGCAGTTCTTCTGCGTACCGCTGGAACTCCTGCTCCCGGTCGGAGCTGAGCATGCGGACGATCTCACCGATCAGCGGGGGTCTGTCACTCCTGAGGCGAAGGCTCATGTCCGCTTGTTCGCTGTGGGTCATGCGGTGCCGCCCGGACCGGGACGAATGCAACACCTCGGCGAGCGACTGCACTTCGCCGATCTGCACCCGTCCCACCTGAACCGTTTCCTGGAACGGCTGCAGCCACGTGGGGATGTCGCACTCGGTCACCACGTACAGCCCGGGTTCGCCGCCGCCCTTCTCGTCCAGCACGGGGCCGAGCATCGCCCGCACATCATCGGGGTCGGGGACGGCGTCCAGCACGACGACGAAGGGCTGTCGCTGCGCGGCACGAAACGCCTTCAGCGCCGTGATGTCCGCTTCGGCCGCCGGATCGAGGACGAAGACGGGGACCTTCCTGATCTGGTGGAGTTCGTCCACGCTGCGCAGCAGCGCCCAGGTGCGCCCCGAGCCGCGGGCACCGTCCACCTTCAGGATCCTTGAACGCGGGGAGCGCTGGTCGAGCCAGTCGCCCATGGCCCGGTAGGCCTGACGGTTGATCTCCCGAGCGATCGCCGGCTTCAAGAAGCACTCGTGGGTGACGAGAGCCAGCGGGGTACCAGGAGCGGGCACTTGCTCCCGCCACCGGGTCCAGTCGACCGGCCCGTCGGCAGCCGGGTCGTCGGCGACCTGCCCGACTGCGACCGGCCCGTCGGTGGCCGGCCCGTCTGCGACCTGCCCGTCGGTGGCCGGGCCGAGGCTTCGAGGGGTCGGCTCAGCCGTAGAACTGTCCTGCGTGTGCGGTACGGCGACGGCCCGGAACGCTTCGCAGGCACGGGCCGCCAGGCGCAGGAACCACTGCTGTTCGGCGGTTTCCGTCCGGCGCGTGAGGAACATCAACGCGCATGCCTGCAGGGCCAGGAGGTACTGGGGGTGCCATTCGGGCTGGGCGTAACGGTGGGTCTGACGCCAGCGGTCAGGGGCGGCTCGCAGGCTCCGGAGGGCGTACAGCAGATCCTTGGGCAGGCGGCCTTCGTTCGGGTGGGAAGTCTCCTCGTCCTCGTTGAGCAGGAGTTCTTCCAGCACGCTCCGTTCCGGCTCTTCCAGTCGGGGAAGGTAGTCGCAGACCACGTACAGCAACAACTGCACCGGGTCCCGCAGGAGCAGCCCTTCGTCCTCGAAGCGCGACAGGTCGACGAGGCAGAAGGAGTCGGGTTCGAGCTCCGGCCGCGTGGCCACCATGATGTTTCCGGGGTGCAGGTCGTAGTGGGCGCGGCCCAGTGCCACCGTGGGCGGTTTCAGACCGGCCAGCGGGGAAGGGACCGCGAACGGGGTGGGGTTGGGCAGCTCGCGGGGCCATCCCGGCAGCGTGAGGAACTCGCTGTGCAGATCGGCTCCCAGGAGCCGTGCGGCGGCGCCGGCCAGGGCGCTGGTGGGCCTGGCCCGGTGGCCCAGTGCCTTCGCCAGGAAGTCCTGGGCCGCCATGTCGTGGTCGGCACGCCGGTCGGGGTTCCAGTCCGTGAAGACGCCATCGATGACGGCGGCGGCCACATCGATTTTCCCCTCACCAGGTGAAACCGCGGTCAGCGGGTTCAGCGGATGCCGACCGCGTGCGTCGAGCGCGCAGTCGAGGAACATCAGCCAGGTGTCGCCGACCCGGAGGGGATCGTAGACCTGGCTGATGAATCGGCGTTCAGGGAAGTCGAACGTGGGCCCGCCCTGGCGGAAGGGCGGGCGGGACTGCCATGCCGCTTCGAGATCATGGGGTTCGGTGACGGCCCCCTCCTCGCCGGCACATAACTTGAGCAGGAGCTTCTGCTGTGGATGCTTCGCATCCCCTTCGTGGAACACGAAGCCCAGGCGTGCTCCGCTGCCGCCGTCGGGCAATGCTTTCTCGAAGGTGATACTGCGCCGACTGTTCTGCCAGTGCGCCAGCGCGGCGGCAACCTCCTGGCCAAAGTGCGTCAACCCACTCATCGCTCCAGTCTGTCCGAACCCGGGTCACAGCGTGAGCAGTTGTGGTGCTATGCCTCCGGAAGATGGACGTCAGGGGGCTGGGGATGGCGTGGACGGGGGCGCTGCGTCGTGTGCAGCGTGCGGCGACGCGGGGCAGGACCGTCAGCGGGCGGGTGCTGCAGCAGGCGGTGGCCGACCATGACGCGAGCGGGGGACCGTGCCGTATCCAAGGTGCGCGGGTGGCCGGACCGGTCGATCTCTCCCACCGTCAACTGGAGTTCGGCCTCGAGTTCGTCGAGTGCCGCTTCTCGGATCCGCTGGATCTGCGCGGCATGCAGGCCGTCTCGCTCGATCTGAGCGGTTCGAGTGCTCCTGCCGTGCTGGCGGACGGCCTTTCCGTGGACGGGGATGTCCGCCTGTCGGGATGCGTCATCGGCACGGCTTCGGGCGAGCCTACGGCGCTGGGCACCGAGACCGCTGTCGTACGCGACGGCGTACGGGCCCCGCGACGGGTGGCGGAGCCGCCGGCCGAGGCTCCGCTGCGGCTGGCGGACGCCCGGATCGCGGGCAGTCTCACGGCGGATGAACTGCGGCTGCAATCCAGCGGGTTGTGGTCCCTGTTCGCTCCTCGCCTCCGTGTCGACGGCGCGATACAGGGGCGTGGGCTGCGGGCGACCGGCGCGGTGTATCTGCGGGATGTCCGGGTGGCGCACGCGGTGTACTTCGACGGGGCGCAGGTGGGTGGCATCGACGCCACCGGCCTCTCGTGCGGCCGCGGGTTCTACGCGGACTGGGGTTTTCGCTCCCATGGACAGATCCTGCTGCGCGGGGCGACGGTCGAATCGGTGGTGACCTTCCACGACGCCGAACTGGCCGGACCCCACGGGGAGTTGATACTCAGCCGGCTGACGACGTCCCGGCTCCGCCTTGATCTGCGGGCCGCGCCGCCCGGGCGGATCGTCCTGCGGGACGCCCGGGTGGGAGTACTCGTCGACGACTCCGCCACCTGGCCCGCCGCGGGGCGGCTGGACATCGAGGGGCTCGTCTATCAGCGGCTGGGGTCGATCACTCCCCTGTCGCTGAAGGACCGGCTGTACTGGCTCGCCCTGGACCACGAGGCCGGCGTGGGCGTCTTCGAGCAACTGGCCGCCTCCTACCAGGCGGCGGGCGACGAGCGGGCGGTCAGAGCGGTACGGCACGCGCGTGAGCGGCGGCTGCGGCGCGGCGACAGACTCACCGGCCGTATCTGGGGGGCGTTGCAGGACGTCCTGTTCGGCTACGGCTACGCCCCCAGGCGGGCGTTGCTGTGGCTGCTGGTGCTGGTGGCGGGCGGTTCGAGCTGGTTCTCGGTGCATGCGCCGGCCCCGGCCGGCGGATCCGGCCAGCGCACGTTCGATCCGGTGCTGTACTGCGTGGATCTGCTGATCCCCGTGGTCTCTCTGGGCTACCGATCGGCTTTCGACCCGGCCGGCTTGGACAAAGTGGTGGCCGTGTTCTTGATCGCGTCGGGATGGGTGCTGGCCACCGCGGTCGTCTCGGGGGCCAGTCGCGCGTTGGGCCGGGGGTGAGCGGGGCGGGGGTAAGCAGGGCGGGGTGGCGCGGTGCCGTGCGGAAGGTGGCGGTCTACCCGTGCCCCACGCCCGTGCCGCCGTTGGAGAAGTCCAGGTGGAACGGAGAGCCGGGGGACGCCGGGTTCCAGCCTTCGCGCAGGGCGTGTTCGACGGCCTGCCTGACGTCGGTCGGCAGTACGGGCCTGTACTCGCGGCCCAGCCAGTTGCCCGGGTGGGGGTGGGCGGTGGTGACCACGAGGGTCGTACCGCCTCCGTCCGCGTGCTCGACCGCGAAGGTGCACGGTGTCCAGGCCAGCGCCTGGGAGTAGGTCGGCCTGCGGCGCAGGCGCCATCGGTAGGCCGTGCCGTCGACGACGATGTGCCGGGATCCCTTGCGGGTCAGTGTCATGGCGCCTCCTCGTCTACTCCGGAGCGGCGAACGGGTCCCGTACCGGGTCCCGTACCGGGTTCGGTGGGGTGTTCGGTGGGGTGTTCCACCAGGCCCGTGGGGGTGGGGCCGGGGTCCAGTCGGGGCCCCGGTGGGTCAGCCACCACTGGCCAATGACGTGGAACTTCTCCTCGAAGCGGCGGTCCCAGGCGAGGAAGCCGGTGCTGGGTGCCCGTAGGCGGGTGCTGCGGCCGTTCGCCTCGTAGAGGACGACCGTTCTGGTGCCCATGATGGATTCGATCTGGATGGACTGGATGTCGGCCCAGGGGATGGTCCGGCGGCGCAGGTTGCGGACCACGGCCGCGGACTCGGTGAGGGTGACACCGAAGTAGGAGGGGAGCAGGAGGCCCACGACCAGCAGGCCGAGCCAGAATGCCAGCCAGGCGGTCTGTGCGTCCGGGGGCGGTGACCCGGCCAAGGACGTGACGAGGAGGATCGCGCTGACGACGGCCATGGGGAACACGGGCCCCAGTCGCTGCCACACCGTCGCGCTGTAGCGCGGTCTCGGCGAACTGTCCACCACTGCACCCCCGTTGACCTGGTGTCCCGCTTGTCCGTCGCGGTCGTTCATTGTCGCCATTGTTGCTGTGAGGGCAACTGTCCGCGAAAGAAATTCTCCGGACGTGACAACCTCCTTGGCCCGTACACCCGTTCCATAGGCATGAAGTACTCCTCACCGCGCCCGGCGCCGGTGCCGGGCGGGCGCGTCTGCGGCGTACGGCCCATCTGCTGTGCGGGGACTGGCACTTGGCCGAGGACCTGACGCAGACGGCGCTGGCGAAGCTGTACGCGGTGTGGCGCCGGGTACGGCAGTTGGAGTCGCCGGACGGGTACGCCCGGCGGGTGCTGTACCGCACGTTCATCGACAAGACCCGGCGGCGGCGCCGGGGTGCAGCGTGAGCACGGTGAAGAGCCAGACCTCCCGGTGGCTGGGCACCTTGCGGCACATCCTCGCCGACTCCGGCAAGGGGCCGGTGCCGCCGGGGACGTCCAACAAGATCGAGGCGCAGTACTTCGCGAAGACCGATCCCGCGCCGGCCGCTCCCGACCTCCAGCCGGTGATGTCCCATGTGCCGCTGCCCGTCGTGGGCCAGGACGTGCCGGCGGAAGGGCACGGTTACAGCGTCGCGCCGGGCACGATCCGAACGCTCAGCCGGGGCCGGCTGTGGCTGCGGTCCGCCGATCCGGCACAGGCGCCCGCACTCGATCCCCGGTACTTCGAGGAGTCGTACGACCTGCGGGCGATGGTGACGGCGGTCAGGCAGGCGCGGGAGATCGGGGAGCAGAAGGCGCTCGGCGAGTGGCGGGCGCGGGAGGTCGCGCCCGGGCCGGGGGTCGTGACGGACGACGAGATCGCCGCGTACGTCAAACGCAATCTGAGCAGTTATCACCACCAGGTTCGGGACGTGCCGGATGGGCGCCGGGGCCGACGCGGTCGTGGATCCGCTGCTACGGGTGCACGGGGTGCCGGGGCTGCGGGT from Streptomyces sp. NBC_01478 includes the following:
- a CDS encoding sigma factor; translated protein: MAEDLTQTALAKLYAVWRRVRQLESPDGYARRVLYRTFIDKTRRRRRGAA
- a CDS encoding VOC family protein, with protein sequence MAIQRMDNVGIVVEDMDAAIAFFVELGMELEGRGEVQGLFADQCTGLDGVHCDIAMVRTPDGHSRLELAKYRSPEATDAGPRNRPHNILGTHRVMFAVDDIKDTVARLRPHGAELVGEIARFEDSYLLCYLRGPEGIIVGLAEQLP
- a CDS encoding DUF6234 family protein, translating into MDLPVAPPAFDATTGSRQRRRVDRSADIAAGCGLVLLELIALAAIFGLWFLSGFDLDSDKTPTTDPLWGYLVAAGGVGVLAIAAAVTAAWVDAVVTVVIQAVMAVLILMIFLGGGEVQSHQDQLCHDVPSAASCKDSG